From a region of the Hemibagrus wyckioides isolate EC202008001 linkage group LG06, SWU_Hwy_1.0, whole genome shotgun sequence genome:
- the LOC131353905 gene encoding cilia- and flagella-associated protein 57-like — translation MTSKRSLQGIKPCHVLGVSKGVRNNLLFQDEETLIFPGGNHCVSYNIPQQHQEFLYSAAKSKSLRALAFSPDRRYLAVSECGKWASITILDLKDKKHSKKKVLKGSDYGVQEFVCMAFSADSEYLLGQAGGPSWTLYCWQWKKKELIASVQIKTPGDIIQVSFNPQDMKQVCVTGKGVFRIYEFRRGALKMADSYKVEKMNILCHTWMSSDSIIAGTEAGQLLILKSKRLQRMGKACERQTDSSSSPTAIPQTAITAILPYSDGFICSDGLGVVSLYEKIPDKDNYRKTVTLRIPVDPCSNKPLQAITSMCISPSEEALAISTDQGQLYHISLNSEELIKNKKTQFMHLSQSFHSGSITGLSVCATKPLMATCSNDRTIHIWNYHKKSLVQFKQFEEEPLSVSIHPNGLFVLVGFSTEVHLMKIYYDDLHTAQTFPISNCTECVFNHNGNKFAAIIGKMIHVYDIRTQKKLDLSGHHQQVQSLKWSDDDRRLVSCGMDGTVFVWDVLTGNAVIRNETASCFADVAFSPNTGSVLAVGRSHLQEISDEGVLYEMASDGGEYTAVSMTRSGRTVFIGTSAGTVRVIDYPFDKEKTWKEYQAHSGPITKMVVTPGDQYLLTASKDGCLFVWSIIDQNGQTIEKVKELDYTGVVLCEKEFLDKQVNMTNDTDEMINKLMLHLERLEVEQEIAMTMMEIDFSEKMHTVLLPFQEKITSLKEKIQKLGAVKDAEKISYMKELTKLKENFVKEMNDQKFFLDEGPRVEFERSKEFKQKMKLMKESFEYKLQKAEENHRCILEEDTQAYEVKVQELEAELEQKIKTFKEEQQRFLEDALYEAMELSKDYIEDIQKERELRQMMEQEIQLMGEKEAYWATKSLEKDQRTQISHMKEEIMNMKDQLFEAGHNFRCLTKEKERQSQIFSEKVSSAEELKKIIRDLELRIEEIQAELIRVELEGEVADGEMQGSSQMIEINQLKNKLEEDKDMFSKIAAEMAADDKKYKKILSDLKRKVKAKAKHVEIQRQRLKSNNILLERWRGDVRNCLPFIQEDPKTLKEKFVELHRRYCHEADVHYNINCKISPADEALRDHHRQMDFIKRTQKTQKETHTRKMQAEKNRINRTETEYDFLSERLDDERMKYRRLMNACREKNIQCDFTPKPQYRPVIQPQPPAHPRVLLEKRRGQTFALEKRQGQTFAQKIKGQTFALEKRQGQTFAQKIKGQTFALEKIQGQQMFVAQKPTSSVKLPPIHPRKRNR, via the exons atgacttctAAAAGAAGCTTACAAGGCATTAAGCCTTGCCACGTTTTAGGTGTGAGCAAAGGCGTAAGAAACAACCTGCTGTTTCAGGATGAGGAAACTCTGATTTTTCCAGGTGGAAACCATTGTGTCAGTTACAACATCCCTCAGCAACACCAAGAGTTTCTTTACA GTGCAGCGAAAAGCAAGAGCTTGCGGGCCCTGGCTTTTAGCCCTGATCGGCGCTACCTGGCCGTGTCGGAGTGTGGTAAATGGGCCTCCATTACCATCCTTGACCTGAAGGACAAGAAACACTCCAAGAAAAAAGTTCTGAAGGGCAGCGACTATGGCGTGCAGGAGTTTGTCTGCATGGCATTTTCGGCTGACTCGGAGTACCTGCTAGGCCAGGCTGGGGGACCCTCATGGACCCTCTACTGCTGGCAGTGGAAGAAAAAGGAGCTCATCGCGTCTGTGCAGATCAAGACACCAGGCGATATCATTCAG GTCAGCTTTAACCCCCAGGATATGAAACAGGTTTGCGTCACCGGAAAGGGAGTTTTCAGGATCTATGAATTCAGGAGGGGCGCCCTGAAAATGGCGGACTCATATAAGGTGGAGAAGATGAACATCCTGTGCCACACGTGGATGTCTAGCGACTCCATTATTGCAGGAACTGAGGCAGGGCAACTGCTAATTTTGAAATCCAAACGCCTGCAAAGGATGGGGAAAGCATGTGAGAG ACAAACGGATTCATCTTCATCTCCGACAGCTATACCACAGACAGCTATCACTGCCATCTTGCCCTACTCTGACGGCTTCATCTGTTCAGATGGGCTGGGAGTAGTTAGCCTGTATGAGAAGATCCCGGATAAAGACAACTACAGGAAGACAGTGACATTAAGA ATTCCTGTGGACCCATGCAGCAACAAGCCACTTCAGGCGATTACCTCGATGTGCATTAGTCCATCAGAGGAGGCGCTGGCCATTAGCACAGACCAAGGCCAGCTCTACCACATCAGCCTCAATTCAGAGGAGCTTATTAAG AATAAGAAGACCCAGTTCATGCACCTGTCTCAGTCTTTTCACTCGGGGAGCATCACAGGTCTGTCCGTATGTGCGACGAAACCCCTCATGGCCACCTGCTCCAATGACCGCACCATACACATCTGGAACTACCATAAAAA GTCTCTGGTGCAGTTCAAGCAGTTTGAGGAAGAGCCGCTCAGCGTCTCGATTCACCCGAACGGCCTTTTCGTCCTGGTGGGCTTCTCCACAGAAGTCCACCTCATGAAAATTTATTATGACGACCTGCACACTGCCCAGACGTTCCCCATAAGCAACTGCACCGAG tgtgtgttcaaccACAATGGTAACAAGTTCGCCGCCATCATTGGAAAAATGATCCACGTTTATGACATCAGAACACAGAAAAAACTGGACCTGAGCGGTCATCATCAGCAA GTGCAGTCTTTGAAGTGGAGCGACGATGACCGTCGCTTGGTGTCATGTGGGATGGACGGCACTGTATTTGTGTGGGACGTTCTGACCGGCAATGCGGTGATTAGGAACGAGACAGCGTCTTGCTTCGCAGATGTGGCATTCTCGCCTAACACCGGGAGCGTCCTCGCCGTAGGCCGCAGCCATCTTCAGGAGATCAGTGATGAAGGG gTCCTATATGAAATGGCCTCAGATGGTGGGGAATACACGGCTGTCTCCATGACTCGTTCGGGCAGAACAGTCTTCATTGGCACCTCAGCTGGTACTGTCAGGGTCATCGATTACCCTTTTGATAAAGAGAAGACCTGGAAAGAATATCAGGCCCATTCTGGTCCCATCACCAAA ATGGTCGTCACACCTGGTGATCAGTACCTGCTGACTGCCTCTAAGGACGGCTGCCTTTTCGTCTGGTCGATTATTGACCAGAATGGACAGACCATTGAGAAGGTCAAAGAATTAGACTACACTGGCGTGGTCTTATGTGAAAAGGAATTCCTGGATAAACAGGTAAATATGACCAA TGATACA GATGAGATGATAAATAAGCTCATGTTACATCTTGAGCGGCTGGAGGTGGAGCAGGAGATCGCAATGACCATGATGGAAATAGACTTCAGTGAGAAAATGCACACAGTTTTGCTGCCTTTCCAGGAGAAGATCACATCTCTGAAAGAGAAAATCCAG AAACTGGGTGCTGTGAAGGACGCTGAAAAGATCTCTTACATGAAGGAGCTGACCAAGCTGAAGGAGAATTTTGTCAAGGAGATGAACGACCAAA AATTCTTTCTCGATGAGGGGCCCCGTGTGGAATTTGAGAGGTCCAAAGAGTTCAAGCAGAAAATGAAACTGATGAAGGAGAGTTTTGAGTACAAGCTGCAGAAAGCTGAGGAGAACCACCGCTGTATCCTGGAGGAGGACACACAGGCCTATGAAGTCAAGGTGCAGGAG CTAGAGGCAGAGTTGGAGCAGAAGATTAAGACCTTTAAGGAGGAACAGCAAAGGTTTCTGGAAGACGCTTTATATGAGGCCATGGAGCTCAGTAAAGACTATATAGAAGATATCCAGAAGGAGAGGGAGCTTAGGCAGATGATGGAGCAAGAAATACAACTCATGGGGGAAAAA gaaGCATACTGGGCCACTAAAAGCTTGGAAAAAGATCAGCGCACCCAGATCTCTCATATGAAGGAGGAAATAATGAACATGAAGGACCAACTCTTTGAAGCAGGTCATAATTTCAGGTGTCTGACAAAGGAGAAGGAGAGGCAAAGCCAGATCTTCTCTGAAAAG GTGAGCTCCGCTGAAGAGCTCAAGAAAATAATTAGAGACCTGGAGCTGCGCATAGAAGAGATCCAGGCAGAATTGATCAGGGTGGAACTGGAGGGTGAAGTAGCTGATGGTGAGATGCAGGGCAGCAGTCAAATGATTGAAATCAACCAACTTAAGAATAAATTAGAGGAGGATAAAGACATGTTCTCGAAG ATTGCTGCTGAAATGGCAGCGGACGACAAGAAGTACAAGAAGATCCTTTCTGACCTGAAGCGGAAGGTCAAAGCTAAGGCCAAACACGTAGAGATCCAGAGGCAGAGG CTCAAGAGTAACAATATCCTGCTGGAAAGGTGGAGGGGTGATGTCCGCAACTGCTTACCATTCATCCAAGAAGACCCAAAGACGCTGAAGGAGAAGTTCGTTGAGCTTCACAGGCGCTATTGCCATGAAGCAGAT GTTCACTACAATATCAACTGCAAGATCAGCCCAGCAGACGAGGCCTTAAGAGATCACCACAGACAGATGGACTTCATCAAAAGGACCCAGAAAACTCAGAAGGAAACGCACACTAGAAAGATGCAGGCTGAGAAAAATAGGATCAACAGGACAGAGACA GAGTATGACTTTCTGTCTGAGCGGCTTGATGATGAGAGGATGAAGTACAGGCGTTTAATGAATGCCTGCAGAGAGAAGAATATTCAGTGTGATTTCA CACCCAAGCCACAGTACAGGCCTGTGATCCAGCCTCAGCCCCCAGCACACCCGAGGGTTCTCCTAGAGAAGAGACGAGGACAAACCTTTGCCCTAGAGAAGAGACAAGGACAAACCTTTGCCCAGAAGATAAAAGGACAAACCTTTGCCCTAGAGAAGAGACAAGGACAAACCTTTGCCCAGAAGATAAAAGGACAAACCTTTGCCCTGGAGAAGATACAAGGACAGCAGATGTTTGTAGCGCAGAAGCCGACAAGCAGCGTCAAATTACCACCCATTCAcccaagaaaaagaaacagatga